A window from Microbacterium ginsengiterrae encodes these proteins:
- a CDS encoding cold-shock protein, with amino-acid sequence MATGTVKWFNSDKGYGFIAPDDGSADVFAHFSAIQSSGYRNLEEAQKVEFDTEAGPKGPQATNIRPL; translated from the coding sequence ATGGCCACTGGCACCGTCAAATGGTTCAACTCCGACAAGGGCTACGGCTTCATCGCTCCCGATGACGGTTCTGCCGACGTCTTCGCGCACTTCAGCGCGATCCAGTCGAGCGGTTACCGCAACCTCGAGGAAGCGCAGAAGGTCGAGTTCGACACGGAGGCAGGACCCAAGGGCCCTCAGGCGACGAACATCCGTCCCCTCTGA
- a CDS encoding DNA topoisomerase IB, whose amino-acid sequence MSRSRRLPISREQIDGETVYRDGGRRIRSRREIARIESLAIPPAWTDVEIARSSSGKVIARGIDAAGRTQAIYSPAFRRKQERKKYARILRFAERLPQLRKQVEHDLRRRRLGEDKVVACVVALIDREFFRVGNVEYARKHDHYGITTLRRKHTDVSGSTVTFDFVGKSGKRHVKKVRDPKLVRVIAQLEQMPGYEIFRFFDEDGDVRDVDSKRVNAYIKRHMGEEFSAKDFRTWGGTLLATSALLAAETPEGTEDAAVVRDVIEHVADRLGNTPTVTRDSYIDPRVFAAFEDGVTIPQLRGAMSRMRPRKHLTVEEQCVLKVLRRR is encoded by the coding sequence GTGAGCAGGTCTCGCCGCCTTCCGATCTCCAGGGAGCAGATCGATGGGGAGACGGTGTACCGCGACGGTGGTCGCCGCATCCGGAGCAGGCGCGAGATCGCACGGATCGAGTCCCTGGCGATCCCACCGGCATGGACGGACGTGGAGATCGCGCGCTCCTCGTCCGGCAAGGTCATCGCGCGCGGCATCGACGCCGCAGGGCGCACGCAGGCGATCTACAGCCCCGCGTTCCGGCGCAAGCAGGAGCGCAAGAAGTACGCACGCATCCTGCGGTTCGCAGAGCGGTTGCCGCAGCTGCGCAAGCAGGTCGAACACGACCTCCGGCGTCGTCGGCTCGGTGAGGACAAGGTCGTCGCATGCGTCGTCGCGTTGATCGACCGGGAGTTCTTCCGAGTCGGCAACGTCGAATACGCGCGCAAGCACGACCACTACGGCATCACCACGCTCCGCCGCAAGCACACGGACGTGTCCGGTTCCACTGTGACGTTCGACTTCGTCGGCAAGAGCGGCAAGCGGCATGTGAAGAAGGTGCGCGATCCCAAGCTGGTGCGGGTCATCGCCCAGCTCGAGCAGATGCCCGGCTATGAGATCTTCCGGTTCTTCGACGAGGACGGCGACGTGCGCGACGTCGACAGCAAGCGCGTGAACGCCTATATCAAGCGTCACATGGGCGAGGAGTTCTCCGCGAAGGACTTCCGCACCTGGGGCGGGACACTGCTGGCGACGTCGGCTCTGCTCGCCGCCGAGACCCCGGAGGGCACCGAGGATGCCGCGGTCGTCCGTGACGTGATCGAGCACGTCGCCGACCGGCTGGGCAACACACCGACGGTGACGAGGGACTCGTACATCGACCCCCGCGTGTTCGCGGCGTTCGAGGACGGGGTGACGATTCCGCAGCTGCGCGGCGCGATGTCACGGATGCGTCCGCGCAAGCACCTCACGGTGGAGGAGCAGTGCGTGCTGAAGGTCCTTCGGCGCCGCTGA
- a CDS encoding M23 family metallopeptidase, whose protein sequence is MTVRPARRATSWSRAKTVGATFAIGALITGVALPAFSSGADPVSATTLAVAEEGSAQSFSSTDEIRAEIAPRGSFSATTPQEIEETRSRAVAAALAAGMPLSSAVDIPIADHVVLPMAAGSYSYTDGFGASRPGRSHLGQDFAAPIGEPIQAAMDGCVSRSTESFEGYGVTIQIESIVDGEAVSTVYSHMGYGTRAVEVGDCVEAGQYIGDVGSTGYVFGSCLHFEVHIGGAPVDPMTWLAGRVS, encoded by the coding sequence GTGACTGTGCGACCGGCACGCCGCGCGACGTCGTGGTCGAGGGCGAAGACGGTGGGCGCGACATTCGCCATCGGCGCACTCATCACCGGAGTCGCCCTTCCCGCGTTCAGTTCAGGCGCAGATCCCGTCTCCGCCACGACGCTCGCGGTCGCAGAAGAAGGCAGCGCGCAGTCCTTCAGCTCCACGGACGAGATCCGTGCCGAGATCGCTCCGCGCGGCAGCTTCTCCGCCACCACTCCGCAGGAGATCGAGGAGACGCGCTCTCGTGCCGTCGCCGCGGCACTCGCCGCGGGTATGCCGCTGTCGTCCGCCGTCGACATCCCCATCGCCGATCACGTCGTCCTCCCGATGGCCGCCGGTTCGTACTCGTACACCGACGGTTTCGGCGCCTCGCGCCCCGGTCGTTCCCACCTCGGACAGGACTTCGCCGCACCGATCGGCGAGCCGATCCAGGCGGCGATGGACGGATGCGTCTCACGGTCGACCGAGAGCTTCGAAGGATACGGCGTCACGATCCAGATCGAGAGCATCGTCGACGGCGAGGCCGTCAGCACCGTGTACTCGCACATGGGATACGGCACTCGCGCCGTGGAGGTCGGCGACTGCGTCGAGGCCGGCCAGTACATCGGCGACGTCGGCTCCACCGGTTACGTCTTCGGATCGTGCCTGCACTTCGAGGTGCACATCGGCGGCGCCCCCGTCGACCCCATGACCTGGCTCGCCGGCCGCGTCAGCTGA